Proteins found in one bacterium genomic segment:
- the plsY gene encoding glycerol-3-phosphate 1-O-acyltransferase PlsY, protein MLHLLATIVVSYLLGSISPSIILSRLIKGVDIRTYGSGNAGMTNAIRFLGAKWGTVVAVFDFAKGFCAAMVISTWLMPSSDLLVIDPIAVRILAGIAAVAGHIWTIFFDFKGGKGVLTVAGAVTGVAPSEVGLCFVVFLIIFLLTRYVSLGSIIGAIFFPVIVFIEAWVLHEPVSPYLLVFSLFVAVLIMFTHRANIRRLLKGEENKFGSKK, encoded by the coding sequence ATGTTACATTTATTGGCGACGATAGTTGTGTCCTATCTTTTAGGCTCGATTTCACCGAGCATTATTTTGTCCCGCCTGATCAAAGGCGTCGATATCCGGACATACGGCAGCGGTAATGCCGGCATGACCAACGCCATCAGGTTTCTGGGCGCAAAGTGGGGAACGGTTGTAGCGGTATTCGATTTTGCAAAAGGATTTTGTGCCGCGATGGTGATCAGTACGTGGTTGATGCCAAGTTCGGATTTGCTGGTGATTGATCCGATTGCAGTCAGAATTCTGGCAGGTATCGCGGCTGTTGCCGGACATATCTGGACGATTTTTTTCGATTTTAAAGGCGGCAAAGGAGTGTTGACGGTTGCAGGTGCCGTGACGGGTGTGGCGCCTTCGGAAGTCGGACTGTGTTTTGTCGTTTTTTTGATTATTTTTTTGTTGACTCGATACGTATCATTAGGTTCGATTATCGGTGCGATTTTTTTTCCTGTGATCGTATTTATAGAAGCCTGGGTGCTGCACGAACCGGTTTCTCCCTACTTGCTCGTGTTCAGTCTGTTTGTTGCCGTACTGATTATGTTCACTCATCGTGCCAATATCCGGCGGCTTTTGAAAGGTGAGGAAAACAAATTCGGTTCGAAGAAATAA
- a CDS encoding gamma carbonic anhydrase family protein → MEYVPQSFRLSNCTHRQIQDSAFIARTASVIGNIVIGTDVGIWFGAVLRGDMETITIGDNSNIQDNAVVHVDFGFPTVIGKNVSVGHSAIIHGATVHDNCIIGMHATLLNGAVIGANCIVGAGAIVMQDQIIPPNSVVMGIPAKVKKTSDEKVLEAIRRNWEIYVDFAREYRLSEYHQNVR, encoded by the coding sequence GTGGAGTATGTACCCCAATCTTTTCGTTTAAGCAATTGCACGCACCGGCAAATCCAGGATTCGGCGTTTATCGCACGGACTGCGTCTGTAATTGGCAATATTGTCATTGGTACCGATGTCGGCATTTGGTTCGGTGCCGTTTTACGCGGGGATATGGAAACCATCACTATTGGCGACAACAGTAATATTCAAGACAATGCGGTTGTTCATGTCGATTTCGGTTTCCCAACGGTAATCGGCAAAAATGTCTCGGTCGGCCACAGCGCGATCATTCACGGCGCAACCGTCCATGATAATTGTATTATTGGTATGCACGCAACGCTGCTCAATGGCGCTGTGATTGGAGCAAATTGTATCGTCGGCGCGGGAGCCATCGTCATGCAGGATCAGATCATACCTCCCAACTCAGTCGTTATGGGCATTCCGGCAAAAGTCAAAAAAACGTCAGACGAAAAAGTTCTGGAAGCGATACGCCGCAATTGGGAAATTTATGTTGATTTTGCGCGGGAATACCGTTTATCCGAATATCATCAGAACGTCAGATAA